The stretch of DNA ACTTGCAAGCCATGGACCTTTGTTTTCCCAGAATCGTCCGTAACAAAGGAACATTTGGATTTATCAAAATGGAGAGCTTATGTACCGCAGTCAGCTAAGGTAGATGTAAAGCAATCTTAAAAGTCTAGGAAATGAAGATAAGTCGAAGTATAAAATCGTATGATTTTATACCTCGACTTTTTTGCAATTTAGGACGGTTATCAATTATGTGCTTTGGTTACCAATTATAGTAAAACTTCCTATAGGTGTGTACCAATCTTTTGCTTTGGTTACTGCTTACGGCAACATTTCCTCTAGACAGGTACCAATCATTCGCTTTGGTTACCGCTAGACGCAATATTTCCTCTGGATGGGCAACAATCACTCACTTTGGTTACCGCTAAACGCAATATTTCCTCTGGACGGGCAACAATCACTCACTTTGGTTACCGTTAAAAGCAATATTTCCTCTGGATGGGTATCATTCATACACTTTGGTTTCCGCTAGCAACAATATAAAAAAGCCTGTTGGTCACATGCACAGAAAGTGATTCAACGAACGAATCATAAGTCTGTCCACATGCCCCACAGGCTGGTTCAATCATATACATGATGTAGATCTTTTATTAGTTTTTTGCTACTTGTGGTAGTGAATGATAGTTAATATGCGATTTCATATCGGTAATGTAAAGGTCTCCGCCTAATCCATATTGTCCACCATGATTTGAATCATATGCATAAACACGGTATTTTTCACCTGGATTAAGTACTCTTTCAAATGTTAATTTATTATCACTATCACGTTTCCATAGATTAATAGATTTCTTTACTTCAATTACACCGACCTGGTTCTCCCTAATGTCAAGGCCTTGAAACATTCCAGCCGCTTCAGTTGCCGGAGCTTCTATATATCGCTTTGCACCATGATAGGCATTTTTCCAATAGCGTTCAGTTTCTAAATTACTAATCTTAATTCCTTTTGTTGAATCCGCATGGATAAAC from Cytobacillus dafuensis encodes:
- a CDS encoding C40 family peptidase; protein product: MKRIAKVVITAALLLPTFFGVEKASAANINEEMIDYSKTLIGIPYVYGGNSTSGFDCSGFLKFVYDKFDVSLPRISSDQYAGGTAVNKEDLIPGDLVFFNTTGGGKVSHSGIYLGDNQFIHADSTKGIKISNLETERYWKNAYHGAKRYIEAPATEAAGMFQGLDIRENQVGVIEVKKSINLWKRDSDNKLTFERVLNPGEKYRVYAYDSNHGGQYGLGGDLYITDMKSHINYHSLPQVAKN